CTGCTCACTGCTGCAAGGGGATGGCGTGGCCCGCTTTGGAGGTGACAGCTTGCCTTCGGgctctttcattttctcctcaaCTTTGGCAACTTTCTCAGTGACTTTTTTCACCAGTTCTTCCATGGCGTGAAAGTTTGTCTTGGGCATGGGGGAGGTCTGGCTGCTGGGCGGAGAGACCAGGGTCTGGGTTTTTGTAGGAGACACGATTTCACTGTTGCCAAATATGGGTTTCAggggtgtgctcttccctgaggaaccCAGGGACAACTTCATCATGTTGGGGAGCTGGTAGGCGGCGTGGATGCTGGGGTAACCCCCCCAGCTGGGAGTGCCATTCTGAGCCTTGTTGATGGCTGATGTCACTGTGTTTTCGAGGGATTTCAGGATATCTAGCCCCCCTTTAGGGCTCTCTTCTAAGTCATTTTCAGTCAAATAGTGGTACTTGGAAGAAATATCAtacttctcctcttcctcactggtcttctctttctccttgggTTTCTCATCCATGACTACTTTCTCCTTGTCCACTTCCTTTTTGACCTCCACGGTCAGCTTCGGGGAGACACTCGCAGGTGTATTGGAGGGAGATGTGAACGTGGTGGCTGCCAGTGGCACAGACTGTACCTTCTCATCCAGCAAGGTGGTGATGGTGGGCGTGAcgggtgtctccatgatgggctTCCCCTTCTTCATGGCTGAGTTTGTGACCTTGATAAAGTGGCCAGTGACCATCATGTGGGCTGTGAGCTCCTGGAGTGTGTCATGGGAGCTTCCACACTCCATGCATTTGAGGATCTGGGACTTTCGGGCCTCAAAGTGCCATGCATAGCTGGCCCCATTCTGGTGGCCGTACCGGTTATTTGGCGTGATGTAAGGATTGGAGTTCTTCTGCAGAGCATCACTGGTATCAGACAGGGTAGCTTTGGGGGTTCCACCTGTGGAGTCGGGGGAGCTaggcagctccagctccagcgaAGGTTTCTTCCGAGCGGCAGGGATGATTTTGGCTGTGACAGGTGTGACAGGTTCCTTGAGAGGCACTTTTTGGTAGTGTTTAGTTTTGATCATGTGGACACTCAGGTCTTGGAGAGACTCAAAGGAGTGGCCACAGTACATGCACTTCAGCACCTTCTGAgcatcttccttcccttccatctCCAACAAAGACCGCTTGCGAGGCTTGGACCAGCGCTTGGGGTTGTTGTTGTCTGTCTCATGGTTGTCATCGCGATAGTGACCTGTCTCATTCATGTGCACCGTCAGCTCCACCAGGGTGTCATAGGCAGCACTACAGTCTTTGCAACGGAACTTGCTGGCCCCGGTGAAGATGGAGCCATACAGCTTGCTGCTCTGGCGATATAGCTGCACGGTGCTGAACAGGCTGGGCTCAGGCAACATGCGGTTCTGCGACACCTGCTGCAGGGTCTTCGCCATAGCGCTCTGATGCCAGTCAAAGCTCCCGCTGccgcagctgctgctgctgctgctgctgctactgctactGCCACCGTTGTTCTCTGAGGAGGGCTGGTGCAGGTTCAGGTTGAGGTTGGACCAGTAGGAATTGGACAGGAAGTTGTTGTACACGGCCTTCATCTGCTCCAGGCTATCCGACACGGTTGTGTCCTCCAGGGGCACTGGGACCTCCTTGGTCTCCTCTTCATTCTTAATGGAGCTACTTTCAAAGTCAGCCATCCGGTCACTGGTCTCACTGATGTGAGATTCGCTGTCCATTTCGTGGCTGGAAAACTCAGCAGCTGGTGAGTTCTGGTAGCTTGGGCAGGCCTTGCTGAGATCCTTCTCTGGACACATGTACTTGGCTGAGGGTTCTCCATCGGCCGCCTGCTCCTCAGGCTCTATGCCATCCTCTACCAAGGCGGCTGCCTTTAACTCATCGGAAACATAGGCTGCCATGATCACAGGTGAGAATGAGAGAGCAGAAGGTGAgaacaaagaggaagagagagaaagaaagaaaaaaattagtcaatGTTGATCATACCTAGAATATGTTCTTGGCTCTTGGGAATTCGACAAATGAGATGGGcacatttatttgtaaaattaaatagttAAAATATGATGTTTCtttggagcaaaaaaaaaatctgctcttCAAACATAATTTGCCACCTTATTCTTCTCAAGGGGCAACAGCTtgaaattaaaactaaatttgAAATTAATGAAGCACATTCTGGAGGTGGCATTCACTTCTAAAGTAATAAATTACTTGCATCAACCTCAGAGACAGCAGTTCCTGTCTGTCAATTAATATGTCTTATGCTTCTCCTACCTCTAATGCATTTCTTAACAGACAgacttacaatttaaattaagcaagcacttttttttttttactcattacACTTTTGAGGCTCagtctttaataaatataaagtaCAAAAACATCAATAAGACTTTTACCAAGTAAAAAGAAAGTTCATCAATTATAGTAAATTAAAACCAAGGAGTGtggccttttcttcttcctagaaaAGTAGATCTAAAAGAAGCCCAGAGTAAGTTTCTTACCAGGGATGGGGCCTGAAGTGTTCCTGGGAGAGATGGTGAGTGGCCACAACCCCGAACTGGCCCTGCTCCCCACATGCTcagccacccacacacacatatcatcgTATGGAATTAGAGCAGAACAGGTTCAGGAAAATTGGTATGCAGAGCTCACTCCtgctgtataaatatatacaagacCTGCTGGTGGACCTTACAAATGTCAAAGTGTTTGCTCTTTAGACTACTTTGTCAATATTTACTCAGAACAGGCTCCATGGGGATCCTACAGGGATTCTGTCTTTTTGGAGGCCTTGTACTGGGAGTGGAAATCCAGCAGGCATTCCTGAGCAGGTAGACAGCAGAGCCCAGCAGCTAGGAGTCCTAGAAGAACCCCTAACCCACATGGGAGGCCCAGAGCCCTGGGAGCATCTGTGCCAGTGGGATGCCATGATACGATTTTTCCATTCTTGGGTTATTCTATACCTTGGTGGTTGTGTGTACGCTGTGATGTGACCGGTCCTGTGTGAGCAGCAGCTTTAAGCtaaaggagaaagggaatggGGTGGGTAATTTTGTTTCCTACCAGGAACTAAGAACCAAGGGATACAGGGTGTGTAGCACACActtgcaattccagcactggggaggcagaggcaagagggtggGTTTGGGGTCAGACTGCTCTATACactgagttgcaggccagccagggctacatgaggaGATCTTCACAAGTTGCTTTCAAAAGGCCAATGGTAAATGGATGGAGTGGCAGTGATATGGCACTGGTAATTGCTAGGTGATAAAAAGAGAGAGTTCTTAGAAAAGGGAGGGGTGCCTTGTTTATAGAATTCAACAGCTAAAGTGATGTTTTCCAGGTGAATTTCTCATCagaaaaatacagtttaaaaaatgtaattgatcCTTTGGAACCTATACAGATGCCCTACCTTCCTATTTGACCACTATCAAATCTGCATTTGTTCTGACAGCCATAACTTCTAAACTGAACTGCAGGGAGGCAACTCCAGCGGCGGGATCTTGGACGGGAACCATGTCCCAGCTTTGAGAAAGGGACACTTCTCTTTATATGCACCGTAGGAACCAAGAACCTTGAGTGTGAGCCATAGGATACCCTTTAGAAATGTCCAGGAGAACGCGAGTGGTGGCCTACACCTGTCAGCAATCCTAgctttcaggaggctgaggcaggaggatcacaagttttaGGTCAGTCTGGATAAACATAGGGAGAGCCTGtgtcaaaaagaaaacaggaaaaagaaattggCAGAAGTGTGTGGCTGTGGTCTGCCACAGTGTGAGGTGCTGTGGTGAATCTTGAATCTAAGATCAGGCCCTGAGTTGAAGTTCAGGGGACCATCACATAGCCTGAGGGACTCTCTTCCTACAAGCAGTGAAGAATGTGAATCATGAattagaacagaaagaagaaagaacaatctCCCTCATAACATTCTCCAGTTTGCAGAACAGTCTAGAAATCTTGACTCCTGCATGCCTTCAGAGATCCAACCTAGAGGGAGGCTGGCTGGAGtcaaatgactaagtgtcccgaTTTGCCTGGACTTATCCTGGCTTAAGACTCCCTGTCTCTCAGGAGTCCACTTAGGCTGGGGCAAACTGATGAGGGCTGGTCACACAGCACCGTGGAGGCTGGGGTGCTGAATGGGTCTGCAATTTCTCTTACAATCCTTGCAGAGGGCAGCTAAAAAGAGAACATTGGGTTTCAGTCTCTGGAAACTCACTGGGTGGCCCCATGCACTAAGGAGGGATTCTACAGGGCGGTCTGGGATGAGAAAGACACATGGCCTGTGTTGCTGCCAGGGACCTAAGGGGAGGCTGGGGACACAGATGGGGACAGATGCTGCTATGACCTGAATGTGCAATGCCCTTGACAAACTAATGTCTCTTCAAAACTTGGTCCTTTGCTGGTTTTAGGGAGTTGTGGCCTGAGACTGTAACCTAGTCAGCAGAGTAATTTCCTGGGATCAGGCTTTGAAGGTGAGGCTCTGTTTCAGTTCTGACTTTAgcattctgcttcctgcctggcaagGTGTGGCCAGACTCTCTCCATTCTTGCCACATGATGAAATGGTACCCCCCCCCACAACAGGAAGCCAAAATACACCTTTCCTCCCTTAGATTGCTTCTGCTGGGAAATTCTGTCCCAACAGTGAGAAAAGAATGAATGTGGCAATCAAAGTCCTTGTCTCATGGACAGGTACTTCAGCGCCGCGATCTTAAGCCTGAACACCACATACCAGGCCATTGCTTCTATTCTGGAGCTTGCACAGAATTAAGAATGGTAGAGGAAAGAGTCCACAGAAAATAGTCATTGCAAGGCATCAGGAACCAGGAGAAGTCAACAGTGGACATGAGTGATATGGAGAAAATGAGCATTTGTTTCAGAACCTGCCTGGCTCCCATACCCTCGATGGAAGCATTCACACACTGAATGTGTGGCCATTTGAAATCCTATTTACATGCCTCATTGTTGATGTGGCAAGCTCCTACGATGGGTTGGTCCCCAACACACTCTTAATATGCTCTTTGAGATGGACAATAGTATTGGAGCATCATCAGTCTGATGAACGAGAAGGATATTAGTATTGAAAAGAAAGCATGGCCAAACTCCCTGATGGGAGCAAAATTCAGTCCTGAGAAAAAGGAACAAGTTCCTATGCCAGAAAGCTCTGGGTTCTTGGGAGATCTGGCCTCCCACACACTTTAGCTCCAGC
The sequence above is drawn from the Peromyscus leucopus breed LL Stock chromosome 1, UCI_PerLeu_2.1, whole genome shotgun sequence genome and encodes:
- the Tshz3 gene encoding teashirt homolog 3, whose protein sequence is MPRRKQQAPRRAAAYVSDELKAAALVEDGIEPEEQAADGEPSAKYMCPEKDLSKACPSYQNSPAAEFSSHEMDSESHISETSDRMADFESSSIKNEEETKEVPVPLEDTTVSDSLEQMKAVYNNFLSNSYWSNLNLNLHQPSSENNGGSSSSSSSSSSSCGSGSFDWHQSAMAKTLQQVSQNRMLPEPSLFSTVQLYRQSSKLYGSIFTGASKFRCKDCSAAYDTLVELTVHMNETGHYRDDNHETDNNNPKRWSKPRKRSLLEMEGKEDAQKVLKCMYCGHSFESLQDLSVHMIKTKHYQKVPLKEPVTPVTAKIIPAARKKPSLELELPSSPDSTGGTPKATLSDTSDALQKNSNPYITPNNRYGHQNGASYAWHFEARKSQILKCMECGSSHDTLQELTAHMMVTGHFIKVTNSAMKKGKPIMETPVTPTITTLLDEKVQSVPLAATTFTSPSNTPASVSPKLTVEVKKEVDKEKVVMDEKPKEKEKTSEEEEKYDISSKYHYLTENDLEESPKGGLDILKSLENTVTSAINKAQNGTPSWGGYPSIHAAYQLPNMMKLSLGSSGKSTPLKPIFGNSEIVSPTKTQTLVSPPSSQTSPMPKTNFHAMEELVKKVTEKVAKVEEKMKEPEGKLSPPKRATPSPCSSEQSEPIKMEASSDGGFKSQENSPSPPRDGCKEVSPAAEPVENGKELVKPLSGGLSGSTAIITDHPPEQPFVNPLSALQSVMNIHLGKAAKPSLPALDPMSMLFKMSNSLAEKAAVATPPPLQAKKADHLDRYFYHVNNDQPIDLTKGKSDKGCSLGSGLLSPTSSSPATSSSTVTTAKTSAVVSFMSSSPLRENALSDISDMLKNLTESHTSKSSTPSSISEKSDIDGATLEEAEESTPAQKRKGRQSNWNPQHLLILQAQFAASLRQTSEGKYIMSDLSPQERMHISRFTGLSMTTISHWLANVKYQLRRTGGTKFLKNLDTGHPVFFCNDCASQIRTPSTYISHLESHLGFRLRDLSKLSTEQINNQIAQTKSPSEKLVTSSPEEDLGTSYQCKLCNRTFASKHAVKLHLSKTHGKSPEDHLLFVSELEKQ